CCTGCTCGACCGCGGCTACAATGAAGAGCAGATCGGCAAGATCCTCAGCGGCAACATCCTCCGCGTGATGAAGGCGGTCGAGGAGCACGCGGCCCAACTGAAGCAGCAGCAGTAGCACGTTCGCACCACCGACCCAACGGCGCACCGATGTACCACCCCCTGCCCCTCCGACCCGCCGCGGCCCTGCGAGCCGCCACGCTCGCCCTCGTGCTGGCCGTCCCGCTAACCGCCCCTCCGGCTGCATACGCCGAGGCGCCCATCAAGCCGGCCGCGCTGCGCCCCGGCGACACGATCATGATGATCGCCCCGGCGGGCGAGCTGAACGAGACCCGCATGACGCTGGCCGCCAAGCGGCTGCGCGAGATGGGCTTTGAGGTCATCGTCCCCGACGACCTCTTCCGCCGCCGCGGCTACAACGCCGGCACCGACGAGCAACGCGCCGACGAGCTCATGCGGGCGTTCCGCGACCCGGACGTCGACGCCATCTTCCCGGGCACCGGCGGGTTCGGCGTCACGCGCATGCTGCACCTGGTCGACTGGGACGTGGTGCGGGCGAACCCCAAGATCGTGATCGGCTTCAGCGACATCACCGCGCTGCACCTCGCGCTCGCCGCCAAGGCCAACCTGGTGACGTTCCACTCGCCCAACCCGCAGTGGGGGCTCGGTTCGGACAGCAACCTGGCGGACTTCTCCGCCAAGTATTTCTGGCGGTGCCTGCTCGCGTCGGAGAACGAGGAAGAGCAGGGTTTCACCTACAAGCTCCCCAAGAAGAACGGGCCGCTGGTGCCGCTGGCCCCAGGCGTGGGCGAGGGGACCGTGACCGGCGGCAACCTGACGCTTGTCGCCGCCACGCTCGGCACGCCCTACGAGATCGCCGCCGACGGCAAGATCCTGTTCCTGGAGGATGTCGGCGAGGCGCCGTACCGCATCGACCGCATGCTCAGCGAGCTCCGGCTGGCGGGCAAGCTCGACAAGCTGAGCGGCGTGGTGCTGGGCCAGTTCCGCGGCTGCGAGGACGACGACGACCGAGGCGGCCTGTCGCTGCAGCAGGTGTTCGACGACTACTTCCGCGGCGCGGCCTACCCGGTGGTGAGGAACTTCGCCGCCGGGCACGTGCCGCTCAACGCGACCATCCCGTTCGGCGTGCCCTGCCGGCTCGACGCCGACTCGCTGACGTTCGAGGTGCTGGAAAACCCGGTTTCCGTCCGATGACGACCCCCACCGGCTGCGAGGCGAAGCGGATGCGGTTCACCAAGATGCACGGCGCCGGCAACGACTACGTGTACGTCAACGGCTTCTCGGAACAGCTACCGGACGAGCTGCCGAGCCTCGCGCGCGCTGTCTCCGACCGGCGTTTCGGCGTCGGCGGCGACGGCCTGATCCTGATCCTCCCGTCCGACACGGCCGATGTCCGCATGCGGATGTTCAACGCCGACGGGTCCGAGGCCGAGATGTGCGGCAACGGCATCCGCTGCGTCGTAAAGTACGCCTACGACCACGGGCTGGCGCCCCAGCCGGTGGTCCGGGTCGAAACCCTCGCCGGAGTGCTCACCGCCGAGGCGGCCCTGCACGACGGCAAGGTTGACCGCGTGCGGGTCGACATGGGCGAGCCCCGCCTATCGCCCCCCCAGATCCCCACCACGCTCGGCGGCGAGCAAGTCATCAACACGACGATCGACGTTGACGGCCGGTCGGTTGAGGCCACCTGCGTGTCGATGGGCAACCCGCACTGCGTGGTGTTCGTCGACTCCGCGACCGACGACCTGGTGCTCGGCCTTGGGCCCAAGCTCGAGAAGCACGCGGTCTTCCCCGAGGGCGTGAACGTGGAGTTCGTCGAGGTGCTCTCCCCCACCGAGGTGCGGCAGCGCACCTGGGAACGGGGCTCCGGCGAGACCTGGGCCTGCGGCACCGGCGCGTCGGCCGTCTGCGTGGCGGGCGTGCTGACCGGGCGCACCGAGCGGCGGATCCTCAACCACCTGATCGGCGGCGACCTCGAGCTGGAGTGGTCAGCCGGCGATGGCCGCGTGCGGATGACCGGCCCCGCGGTCGAGGTCTTCAGCGGCGAGTGGCCCTCCTGACGCGCAGCCGAACCCGCGCGGCGACTCGGTTGTCCAATACGGTTAAATGCACCCTGCTCCGCATCTTTGTTAACGCGCTAACGTTTTTGCAGGCGCCACCAGATCGGTCATCCGCAAGACAATTGCCCGGCTACCGCACCCGCCGTATAGTTAGCCACCCCGCCTAGCTTGGCGCGCCTCTTGCGCCACCCACCGCCTCCCCGCGACCCACCTATGAAACTCAAGCCGATGGTGCTGCTGGCATTGGCCGGCGCCCTTGGCTGCACCGCCGCGCCATCCGCGCAGCGTGAGCCGCCCCCCCCGCCCGAAGTCGAAGTCGCCCAACCGGTCGTGATGCAGCTGGTCGACTGGGACCCGTACATCGGCCGCCTCGAGGCGGTTGAATCGGTCGAGGTGCGGGCCAACGTGAGCGGCTACCTGATCGAGCACTACTTCGACGAAGGGCAGACAGTCCAGCAGGGGGACCCGCTGTTCCTGATCGACCCCCGCCCGTACCAGGCCCAGCTGACCGAGGCGCAGGCCGGCCTCAACCAGGCCCAGGCCGACGCCGCCGAGGCGCAGGCCGCGGTGCTGCAGAGCGAGGCCCAGCGGGGCCAGGTCCAGGCGCGGCTCGACCTGGCCGAGTCGCGGCTGCGGCGCGCCGAGCCGCTGGTGCCGTCCGGCGCCATCACCGCGGACGACTACGACATCATGCTCAGCGAGCGCAAGCGCGCCGACGCCGACCTCAAGGCGGCCGACGCCACAATCGAGTCCGCCAAGGCCCGCGCGGTCGCGGCCGACGCCTCGGTGACCTCGGCCGAGGCCGCTGTCGAGACCGCCCAGCTCAACCTCGACTACACAAAGATCACCGCCCCCATCTCGGGGCGGATCAGTCGACGCGAGGCGACCACCGGCAACCTCATCACCGGCGGCATCCCCGGCTCGACGCTGCTCACCACGATCGTCTCGCTCGACCCGATCCACTGCTACTTCGACGCCAACGAGCGGGCCCTGCTCAAGTACACCCGCCTGGCCCAGAGCGGCCAGCGCGGCAGCTCACGCGACGTGAAGAACCCGGCCTACCTCTCGCTGGTCGACGAGGAGGGCTTCCCCCACAAAGGCCACATGGACTTTGTCGACAACCGCCTGGATGAGAACACCGGCACCATGCGCGGCCGGGCCATCTTCCGCAACGCCGACCTGCTGCTGGCCCCCGGCATGTTCGCCGAGGTCCGCATCCCCGGGAGCGGCCAGTACGAGGCCATCCTGATCCCCGACGCCGCGGTCGGGTTTGACCAGGCGGAGCAGTTCGTCTTCGTGGTGGGCGAGGACAACGTCGCCGAGCGGCGGGTGGTCTCGATCGGCCCGATGTCGCACGGGCTGCGGGTGGTGCACGAGGGGCTGAGCAAGGATGACGCCGTGGTTGTGAACGGCGTGCAGCTCGTCCGCTCCGGCGCGCCCGTCACGCCGTCCGCCGCCACCGTGGTGGCCGACAGCGGCGACGGACTGCCCACCTCCTACCAGCCGGTCCCGCGCGAAGAGTGGCTGACGGTTCGCACTCCTCAAGCCTCGGGC
This genomic interval from Posidoniimonas corsicana contains the following:
- a CDS encoding S66 peptidase family protein, which gives rise to MYHPLPLRPAAALRAATLALVLAVPLTAPPAAYAEAPIKPAALRPGDTIMMIAPAGELNETRMTLAAKRLREMGFEVIVPDDLFRRRGYNAGTDEQRADELMRAFRDPDVDAIFPGTGGFGVTRMLHLVDWDVVRANPKIVIGFSDITALHLALAAKANLVTFHSPNPQWGLGSDSNLADFSAKYFWRCLLASENEEEQGFTYKLPKKNGPLVPLAPGVGEGTVTGGNLTLVAATLGTPYEIAADGKILFLEDVGEAPYRIDRMLSELRLAGKLDKLSGVVLGQFRGCEDDDDRGGLSLQQVFDDYFRGAAYPVVRNFAAGHVPLNATIPFGVPCRLDADSLTFEVLENPVSVR
- the dapF gene encoding diaminopimelate epimerase, giving the protein MTTPTGCEAKRMRFTKMHGAGNDYVYVNGFSEQLPDELPSLARAVSDRRFGVGGDGLILILPSDTADVRMRMFNADGSEAEMCGNGIRCVVKYAYDHGLAPQPVVRVETLAGVLTAEAALHDGKVDRVRVDMGEPRLSPPQIPTTLGGEQVINTTIDVDGRSVEATCVSMGNPHCVVFVDSATDDLVLGLGPKLEKHAVFPEGVNVEFVEVLSPTEVRQRTWERGSGETWACGTGASAVCVAGVLTGRTERRILNHLIGGDLELEWSAGDGRVRMTGPAVEVFSGEWPS
- a CDS encoding efflux RND transporter periplasmic adaptor subunit, with the protein product MKLKPMVLLALAGALGCTAAPSAQREPPPPPEVEVAQPVVMQLVDWDPYIGRLEAVESVEVRANVSGYLIEHYFDEGQTVQQGDPLFLIDPRPYQAQLTEAQAGLNQAQADAAEAQAAVLQSEAQRGQVQARLDLAESRLRRAEPLVPSGAITADDYDIMLSERKRADADLKAADATIESAKARAVAADASVTSAEAAVETAQLNLDYTKITAPISGRISRREATTGNLITGGIPGSTLLTTIVSLDPIHCYFDANERALLKYTRLAQSGQRGSSRDVKNPAYLSLVDEEGFPHKGHMDFVDNRLDENTGTMRGRAIFRNADLLLAPGMFAEVRIPGSGQYEAILIPDAAVGFDQAEQFVFVVGEDNVAERRVVSIGPMSHGLRVVHEGLSKDDAVVVNGVQLVRSGAPVTPSAATVVADSGDGLPTSYQPVPREEWLTVRTPQASGNGTPELGSVGK